A genome region from Blautia coccoides includes the following:
- a CDS encoding Gfo/Idh/MocA family protein has protein sequence MKVGLIGCGGMGTTHNLSLKALSSKMDVEVTALADCRPEFLEKAAEQWPNARLYKTGMELLEAETLDSVHICLPSYLHTEHAVAAMDRGMNVFVEKPVCLTEEEAQKLLDAKERNRVQVMVGQVVRSFDEYRYLKDCYETGRYGELKSITMQRVSGDAAWGFEDWFHKEDRSGSVVLDLHVHDLDFLRYMLGEPDSFDVRATAFSSGMINQIFTTYEFGKVFAVTEGIWDISSALPFEASFHACFEEASIVFRGRDEKPLTVYKNDGTVEYPELEREYDVKDDSAGINVSNLGPYYTEIKYFIECLQNGREVEVAPLEEGIKSVRQGIEEWRRAKEYVNRK, from the coding sequence ATGAAAGTGGGATTAATAGGATGCGGAGGAATGGGAACCACCCACAACCTGTCGCTGAAAGCACTGTCATCCAAGATGGATGTTGAGGTAACGGCGCTGGCTGACTGCAGGCCCGAGTTCCTGGAAAAGGCGGCTGAGCAATGGCCAAATGCCAGGCTGTACAAGACGGGGATGGAACTTCTGGAAGCGGAGACGCTGGACAGCGTGCATATCTGCCTTCCCAGTTATCTCCACACAGAACATGCTGTGGCGGCTATGGACAGAGGAATGAATGTGTTCGTAGAAAAACCGGTATGTCTGACCGAGGAGGAGGCGCAGAAGCTTCTGGATGCCAAGGAGAGGAACCGTGTACAGGTTATGGTTGGGCAGGTGGTCCGCTCCTTTGATGAATACCGGTATCTGAAGGACTGCTATGAAACAGGCCGGTATGGTGAACTGAAATCTATTACCATGCAGAGAGTGAGCGGCGACGCGGCGTGGGGATTTGAGGACTGGTTCCATAAGGAGGACAGGAGTGGTTCGGTAGTGCTGGATCTGCATGTGCATGATCTGGATTTTCTCAGATATATGCTGGGAGAACCGGATTCCTTTGATGTAAGGGCAACAGCATTTTCCAGCGGAATGATCAACCAGATCTTTACTACATACGAATTCGGAAAAGTATTCGCAGTGACAGAAGGCATATGGGATATTAGTTCAGCGCTTCCCTTTGAGGCCAGCTTCCACGCATGCTTCGAGGAGGCCAGTATCGTATTCCGGGGACGCGATGAAAAACCGCTGACTGTTTATAAAAATGACGGCACGGTGGAGTATCCGGAGCTTGAAAGGGAATACGATGTGAAGGATGATTCCGCGGGGATCAACGTCTCCAATCTGGGGCCGTATTATACAGAGATCAAATACTTCATTGAATGCCTCCAAAACGGCAGAGAAGTGGAGGTTGCGCCTCTGGAAGAGGGTATCAAATCTGTTCGTCAGGGAATTGAAGAGTGGAGACGGGCAAAGGAATATGTGAACAGGAAATAA